The following nucleotide sequence is from Achromobacter spanius.
GTCAGTCTTTGGGTCAGTCTTTGGGTCAGTCTTTGGGTCACCCTTTGCACCAATCCTCTTCACCGCATTCCCCAGCACGGCCCGCACCGCCCGCCGAGCGCGAAGAATCCCGCATGGTGCTGCGCACCGCCGCCGACGGCACGCCGTGCGTCATCGGCGTGGACTCGGTGTCGCTGCTGGACGAACGCGACAACGGCCTGATTGCCGTCACGGCATCGCATGGCGAGCGCCTGGCCGGGCTGCCGACCGACGGCGTCAAGGCCACGCCCAGGCTGGTGACGTTCAACGACGCGGGCATGGGCCAGGACGGCGCGGGCGTCGGCCGCCTGCCGCTGCTGCAACAGCGTGGCATTGCGGCATTGACGGTGTCGGCCCATAGCGCCTGCATTGGCGACGCCAGATCCTGCTACGACGAGGGCGTGATTTCCTGCGCGAACGCGCGCGCCCGCGAACTCGGCTGCCGTGTCGGCACGCCATTGAAGACCTTTATCGACGCCCTCTTGAACGGGCGCGTCAATCAATAGAACCGATCACTAAAACAAACACGAGAAACGAGGAGCACATCCGCATGTCGGAAAAACTGGAAATCACAGGCGGCGAGGCCATCGCCCGCATGTTCGCCGCGCATGACGTCGGCCTGATGTTCGGCATGGGCGGCTTTCAACTGCTGCCCTTCTACGACGCCGTGCGGCGCTTGAAGCTGAATCACAACCTGATCAACGACGAGCGCTGCGCCGTGTTCGCGGCAGACGCCTACACCAAGGTCAGCGGGCGGCCCGGCGTGTGCGACGCCACCTTGGGGCCGGGCGCCACCAATCTGGTCACCGGCCTGGCCGAAGCCTTCAACGCCGGCACGCCGCTGGTGGCGCTGGTGGGCGATTCGCACCGCCTGCATTCGTGGAAGAACATGACGCAGGAAGCGCGCCAGCTTGAAGTGCTGCGCCCCGTGGTCAAGGACGTGCTGCGCGTGGAGATGATCGAGCGCATTCCCGAACTGGTGCGTCGCGCCTTCGCGGTGGCCACCAGCGGCCGCCCCGGCCCCGTGGTGCTGGACGTGCCCGAAGACATCGCGCACGCCATCCACGCCTTTGACGCCGACGAGTTCTATTCCAGCGCCAACGCCCGCCGCGCCCCCGCGTTGCGCTGCCGCCCCGCCGCCGATGACCTGGCCCAAGCCGCCAGCATGTTGGCCGGCGCCGCGCGCCCCCTGATGCTGTGTGGCGGCGGCGTGCACATCAGCGAGGCCGCCTTGGCCGTCGAAGCCTTCGCGCGCCGCTTCAACATCCCCGTGGCGCACACCATGAGCGGCAAGGGCGCCATTGCTTGCAGCGACCCGCTGAACGCCGGCCTCTTCGGCCGCTATAGCCGCATCGCCAACGACCTGATCGCCAAGGCCGACTGCCTGTTCGTCGTCGGCTGCAAGCTGGGTGAAGTGGCCACCCGGCGCTATGACCTGCTGAACGCGGGCGTGCCGGTCATTCATCTGGACATCGTGGCCGAAGAGTTCGACCGCACCACCACCCCTGCCCTGCGGCTATGGGGCGACGCGCGCGCCACGCTTGAAGAATTGGGCGAACGCATGGCGGCGCAAGCCTCGCAAGCCGACCGCCAGGCATACGCGGATGAAGTCGGGCAAGCCATGCACGCCTGGCGCGAATCCGTGCAGGGCAAGCTGACGTCTTCCGACAGCCCCATCGGCATGGCGCGCCTGATGCATGAGATCAACGCCACGCTGCCCGAAGACGGCATCCTGGTGGCCGACGGCGGCTTTGCGGCGCATTGGGGCGGCCTGCTGTTTGACACCAAGCGCGCGGGCCGGGGCTTTGTGCCCGACCGCGGCTTTGCCTCCATCGGCTACGGCATTCCGGGTGCAATCGGCGCCGCCGCCGCCGCGCCCGGGCGGCAAGTCGTCAGCCTGACGGGTGACGGTGGCTGCAATATGTCGCTGGGTGAATTGGAAACGGCGGTGCGCATGGGCCTGGCCTTCACGCTGGTGGTGGTGAACAACGCGGCGTCGGGCTATATCAAGGCGTTGCAACACCTGATGTACGGTGGCGGCAACTATCAATCATCCGATCTGGTGGAAACCAACTACGCCAACGTAGCGCGCGCGCTGGGCTGCAACGGCATCCGCGTGGAAGACCCCGCCGACATCAAGGCGGCCCTGGCCAGCGCCTACGCCTGCAAGGACCGCCCCACCATCCTGGACGTCGTGGTCACGCGCGACCCGGCACACATGTTGCCGGGCGTGGACAGCCGCGCCGCCAAGATCAAGCCGGGCGACCGCATCGCCTGATATCAGTCAGCAACTACAACAACGACAACACGCACAACAAACCAAAGCGAGGAGACAACACCATGAAGAGAAGAACCTGGATGAACTTGGCGGCCGCAACGCTGGCCCTGTCGCTGACGGGCGCCGCCACGGCGCAAGGCAGCTACCCCGACCGCCCCATTCGCCTGATCGTGCCCTTTCCACCGGGCGGCACGTCCGACGTGGTGGGCCGCATCTTTGCCGAGGCGCTGGGCAAGCAGTTGGGCCAGACGGTGGTCGTGGAAAACCGGGGCGGCGCGGGCGGCACCGTCGGCACGCGCGCGGTGGCGTCCGCCGCGCCCGACGGCTACACGCTGCTGCTGGGCACATCCAGCACCAACGGCACCAATTCGGCGGTGTACAAGAACCTGTCTTACGACGCCGTGAAAGACTTCACGCCGGTCACGCAGATCATCCGCGTGCCGGGCGTGATTGTGGTCAACAAGGATTTCCCGGCCAAGGACTACGCGCAATTCTTCGCGCTGGTCAAAGGCGCGCCGGGCAAGTATTCGTATGCGTCCTCGGGCAATGGCGGCGCCACGCACATGGCCATGGAGTACTACAAGTCGCTGTCGGGGCTGGACATGATGCATGTACCGTATCGCGGCACCGGCCCGGCATTGAACGACGTCATCGCAGGCCAGGTACCCATCTTGTGGGACACGGCGGCGTCGTCCATGGCGCACATCCAGTCGGGCAATTTGCGGGCGATCGTGGTGGCGGCCAAGACGCGCTTGCCGCAACTGCCCGACGTACCCACCTTCGCGGAAATGGGCCTGCCTGACTACGACGCCGAAATGTGGAATGGCCTGCTGGCCCCAGCCGGCCTGCCCAAGGACGTGCTGGCCAAGCTGAGCGACGCATCGCGCAAGGCCCTGGCGGACCCGGACGTGCAGGCCAAGTATGCGGGCGTGGGCGCCTATGTGGTGGCCGACACGCCCGAGGAGTTTGGCGCGATGATCAAAGCCGACGTGGCCAAGTGGAAGAAGGTGGCCGACTTCGCCAACATCTCGGTGCAATAGCATGGGCCAGCGCGTAAAAGACAAGGTCGCGCTGGTGTTCGGCGCGGGGTCGTCGGGGCCGGGCTGGGGCAACGGCAAGGCGGCCGCCGCGCTGTATGCCCGCGAGGGCGCGCGGGTCTACGCCGTGGATGTGCGCGCGGAAGCGGCCGAGGAAACCCGGCGCGTCATCGAAGCCGAAGGCGGGCAATGCGCCGCGCTGGTGGCCGACGTGACGCAGTCCGCGCAGATTCAGGCGGTGGTGGCGCGCGTGC
It contains:
- a CDS encoding Bug family tripartite tricarboxylate transporter substrate binding protein, yielding MKRRTWMNLAAATLALSLTGAATAQGSYPDRPIRLIVPFPPGGTSDVVGRIFAEALGKQLGQTVVVENRGGAGGTVGTRAVASAAPDGYTLLLGTSSTNGTNSAVYKNLSYDAVKDFTPVTQIIRVPGVIVVNKDFPAKDYAQFFALVKGAPGKYSYASSGNGGATHMAMEYYKSLSGLDMMHVPYRGTGPALNDVIAGQVPILWDTAASSMAHIQSGNLRAIVVAAKTRLPQLPDVPTFAEMGLPDYDAEMWNGLLAPAGLPKDVLAKLSDASRKALADPDVQAKYAGVGAYVVADTPEEFGAMIKADVAKWKKVADFANISVQ
- a CDS encoding thiamine pyrophosphate-binding protein, with the translated sequence MSEKLEITGGEAIARMFAAHDVGLMFGMGGFQLLPFYDAVRRLKLNHNLINDERCAVFAADAYTKVSGRPGVCDATLGPGATNLVTGLAEAFNAGTPLVALVGDSHRLHSWKNMTQEARQLEVLRPVVKDVLRVEMIERIPELVRRAFAVATSGRPGPVVLDVPEDIAHAIHAFDADEFYSSANARRAPALRCRPAADDLAQAASMLAGAARPLMLCGGGVHISEAALAVEAFARRFNIPVAHTMSGKGAIACSDPLNAGLFGRYSRIANDLIAKADCLFVVGCKLGEVATRRYDLLNAGVPVIHLDIVAEEFDRTTTPALRLWGDARATLEELGERMAAQASQADRQAYADEVGQAMHAWRESVQGKLTSSDSPIGMARLMHEINATLPEDGILVADGGFAAHWGGLLFDTKRAGRGFVPDRGFASIGYGIPGAIGAAAAAPGRQVVSLTGDGGCNMSLGELETAVRMGLAFTLVVVNNAASGYIKALQHLMYGGGNYQSSDLVETNYANVARALGCNGIRVEDPADIKAALASAYACKDRPTILDVVVTRDPAHMLPGVDSRAAKIKPGDRIA